In a single window of the Desulfuribacillus alkaliarsenatis genome:
- the hpt gene encoding hypoxanthine phosphoribosyltransferase, producing the protein MHNDVLEVLLTEEQIQQKTAELGRLISEDYKDKNPLIICVLKGAVMFMGDLLKKIEVPLEIDFMAVSSYGTSTESSGVVRIVKDLDTEVAGRHVIIVEDIIDSGLTLSYLCDMLHRRNCASLKIVALLDKPHRRKAEINIDYKGFEIPDAFIVGYGLDYAEKYRNVPYIFIPKPEVYSKA; encoded by the coding sequence ATGCACAACGACGTTTTGGAGGTATTACTTACAGAAGAACAAATTCAACAAAAGACAGCAGAGCTAGGAAGGTTAATAAGTGAAGATTATAAGGACAAAAACCCCTTAATCATTTGTGTACTTAAAGGTGCCGTAATGTTTATGGGTGACCTTCTGAAAAAGATAGAGGTACCGCTAGAGATTGATTTTATGGCTGTTTCTTCCTATGGAACCTCAACCGAATCCTCGGGCGTAGTAAGAATTGTCAAGGATTTAGATACAGAGGTTGCAGGCAGACATGTAATCATAGTAGAGGATATAATTGATAGTGGCTTAACATTATCATACCTATGTGACATGCTACATCGCAGAAATTGTGCTTCACTAAAAATTGTTGCATTATTAGATAAGCCGCACAGAAGAAAAGCCGAAATTAATATTGACTATAAAGGATTTGAAATACCAGATGCATTTATAGTAGGATATGGGCTTGATTATGCAGAGAAGTATCGTAACGTTCCGTATATATTTATACCTAAGCCAGAAGTTTATTCAAAAGCTTAG
- a CDS encoding threonine/serine exporter family protein, with translation MELIIETTFAFLAAAGFSILFQAPRSCVLSTGFVGTLGWIVFRLLSMLEVPHVLTVFFASITVATACEIMARRHKVPVTVFAISGIVPLVPGSLAYSTMYSLAEGDYFRGLELGTKTFLAAGAIAAGLVFVGSLVRAIKYRGEKHGAKSVIHHQK, from the coding sequence ATGGAGCTAATAATTGAGACTACCTTTGCGTTTTTAGCCGCAGCAGGCTTTTCAATATTATTTCAGGCTCCGAGATCCTGTGTTCTTAGTACAGGATTCGTTGGCACCTTAGGCTGGATTGTCTTTAGACTCTTGAGTATGCTGGAGGTACCGCACGTATTAACGGTATTCTTTGCTTCTATCACAGTAGCGACGGCATGTGAGATTATGGCAAGAAGACATAAGGTGCCAGTGACGGTATTTGCTATTTCTGGGATTGTGCCCTTAGTTCCAGGTAGCTTAGCGTATTCGACAATGTATAGCCTTGCAGAAGGAGACTACTTCCGCGGACTAGAATTAGGCACTAAAACATTCTTAGCTGCTGGTGCTATTGCTGCTGGGCTAGTGTTTGTTGGATCACTTGTACGGGCTATTAAATATCGAGGTGAGAAGCATGGAGCAAAATCTGTTATCCACCATCAGAAATAA
- the tilS gene encoding tRNA lysidine(34) synthetase TilS, protein MEQNLLSTIRNNILELKDKTLIVGVSGGPDSIALLDCLARLRTELNLTCIVAHLEHGFRGQVSKDDAAYVQRFAEERELIFRMKAVNMPKIVQEEHGSAQELAREQRYQWFTELSEEYKTPYIVLGHHQDDQIETVLMRIIRGTSPAGLAGIEGRTKRDRIIIIRPLLNIEKQQLEEYCVSAGITPRLDASNADNHYLRNKIRNCLLPQLTKEYNDNTKQALLNLSDLAREDDLYFQKIAEKEVKNVLVNVIANEQYHLNRYKMVNMHIALQRRVLLLILYYLKKETRFQKKHIDSIIAWITAKESGGLMQLPAGILVSREAESIIIYKEREELTPLKMQKLNLGKNLLSNGSIIELAVSICESGNRYKNTVNTVYFDKNELPAGSLFCRSRKDGDRMTIFGMNGSKKVKDILIDAKVPSYEREQIPVVVSEDEILWLAGVRRSNVAPVTSKTKEVVMIQYIDN, encoded by the coding sequence ATGGAGCAAAATCTGTTATCCACCATCAGAAATAACATACTAGAATTAAAAGACAAAACACTTATAGTAGGTGTTTCCGGTGGGCCAGATTCTATAGCATTACTTGATTGTTTGGCTCGACTTCGCACAGAATTAAACTTAACCTGTATAGTAGCACATTTAGAGCATGGCTTTCGCGGACAGGTTAGCAAAGACGACGCTGCGTATGTACAGCGCTTTGCTGAAGAAAGAGAACTAATATTTCGAATGAAAGCAGTAAACATGCCAAAAATTGTCCAAGAAGAGCATGGATCAGCTCAGGAATTAGCACGGGAGCAACGCTATCAATGGTTTACTGAATTATCCGAGGAATACAAAACTCCCTACATTGTGCTTGGACATCACCAAGATGATCAAATAGAAACTGTTCTTATGCGTATAATTCGAGGAACTTCTCCTGCAGGACTAGCGGGCATAGAAGGAAGAACAAAACGAGATAGAATAATAATTATAAGACCGTTGCTAAATATAGAAAAACAGCAGCTTGAAGAGTATTGCGTGAGTGCTGGGATTACACCTAGGCTGGATGCGTCAAATGCCGACAACCATTATTTGCGAAATAAAATCAGGAATTGTTTACTACCACAATTAACTAAAGAATATAATGATAATACTAAGCAAGCATTATTGAATCTGTCAGACTTAGCAAGGGAAGATGATTTATATTTTCAGAAAATAGCTGAAAAAGAAGTTAAGAACGTACTTGTAAATGTAATTGCAAATGAACAGTATCATTTAAACCGTTACAAAATGGTAAATATGCATATTGCTTTACAAAGGCGAGTACTTCTACTAATATTATATTATCTTAAAAAGGAAACACGCTTTCAAAAAAAGCATATAGATAGTATCATCGCTTGGATAACGGCTAAAGAATCAGGGGGCTTAATGCAGCTGCCTGCAGGTATATTAGTTAGTCGTGAAGCAGAATCAATAATTATCTATAAAGAGCGGGAAGAATTAACTCCGTTAAAAATGCAAAAACTTAACTTAGGAAAAAATCTTCTTTCAAATGGAAGCATAATAGAGCTAGCTGTTAGCATATGCGAGTCAGGTAATCGCTACAAAAATACTGTTAATACAGTGTATTTCGATAAAAACGAGCTGCCTGCAGGCTCACTTTTCTGCAGAAGTAGAAAAGACGGCGATCGGATGACAATTTTCGGTATGAATGGCAGCAAAAAAGTAAAGGACATTTTAATTGATGCTAAGGTTCCGTCATATGAACGCGAACAGATTCCAGTCGTGGTCAGTGAAGACGAAATTCTTTGGTTAGCAGGTGTTAGAAGAAGTAATGTTGCGCCTGTGACTTCAAAGACTAAGGAAGTAGTAATGATTCAATACATAGACAACTAG
- the ftsH gene encoding ATP-dependent zinc metalloprotease FtsH translates to MNRFVRSTGFYLLIIVLTVGIINVIAKEEPVIEDLKYSDFREHLYKDEILDVTIIPDGLAYRAEGTLVDGTEFVVYLPWTERIPEELLQVVDFDVQPQETPSPWVSLLMGMIPFILILVLFFFLLNQSQGGGNKVMNFGKSKAKLYTEEKKKVTFKDVAGADEEKAELEEIVDFLKDSSKFTTVGARIPKGVLLYGPPGTGKTLIARAVAGEAGVPFYSISGSDFVEMFVGVGASRVRDLFDTAKKNAPCIIFIDEIDAVGRQRGAGLGGGHDEREQTLNQLLVEMDGFGENSGIIIMAATNRPDILDPALLRPGRFDRQITIGKPDVKGREEILKVHSRNKPLGADIELGVVARRTPGFTGADLENLLNEAALLAARKGRDKIASTDVEEAIDRVIAGPSKKSRVISEFEKKIVAYHEAGHTIVGYYLKHADAVHKVSVVPRGGAGGYTVMLPKEDRYFMTRSELLDRITGLLAGRVAEEIVLKEVSTGAHNDFQRATEIARRMVTEFGMSKLGPMQYGRHQEQVFLGRDINTEKNYSDVVAHEIDNEMREIIADCYESAKKLLQTNYDKLELIAKGLMERETLEANEIEMLIEKGYLEDEEGVRIHINMNPDKKVDNELKHKDSKKNASEQEAPKKETSEQESSTKEEPNQEPSQAGEDTQDNEDSKKNEK, encoded by the coding sequence ATGAACCGTTTTGTCCGCAGCACAGGCTTCTATCTGCTAATTATAGTGCTGACGGTAGGAATAATTAACGTAATTGCTAAGGAAGAGCCCGTAATTGAGGATCTGAAATACTCAGATTTTAGGGAGCATTTATATAAGGACGAAATCTTAGATGTTACGATTATTCCTGACGGATTAGCCTATAGAGCTGAAGGTACACTAGTTGATGGCACAGAGTTTGTAGTATATTTGCCGTGGACTGAGAGGATACCTGAAGAGCTTTTGCAAGTAGTAGATTTTGATGTTCAACCACAAGAAACTCCATCCCCATGGGTAAGCTTACTAATGGGAATGATACCTTTTATTCTAATTCTTGTTCTGTTCTTCTTCTTATTAAACCAGTCACAGGGTGGCGGTAATAAGGTAATGAACTTCGGTAAGAGTAAAGCTAAACTCTATACTGAGGAGAAAAAGAAGGTCACATTTAAAGATGTGGCAGGTGCAGATGAAGAGAAAGCAGAGCTTGAGGAGATAGTAGATTTCCTTAAAGATTCAAGCAAGTTCACAACTGTTGGAGCTAGAATTCCGAAGGGTGTATTATTATACGGACCACCTGGAACTGGTAAGACATTAATTGCCCGTGCAGTTGCTGGTGAAGCTGGAGTACCATTCTATAGCATAAGTGGTTCCGACTTCGTAGAAATGTTTGTCGGAGTTGGTGCTTCCCGCGTTAGGGACTTATTCGATACGGCAAAGAAAAATGCCCCATGTATTATCTTTATTGATGAAATTGATGCCGTTGGTCGTCAGCGTGGTGCTGGACTTGGTGGTGGTCACGATGAGCGTGAACAAACACTTAACCAGTTACTTGTAGAAATGGACGGCTTTGGTGAAAACAGCGGTATTATTATCATGGCGGCAACGAACAGACCTGATATTTTAGACCCTGCATTATTACGTCCTGGACGTTTTGACCGTCAGATTACAATTGGTAAACCTGATGTAAAGGGTAGGGAAGAAATCCTTAAGGTTCATTCACGTAATAAGCCATTAGGCGCAGATATAGAACTAGGCGTTGTTGCTCGACGCACACCAGGATTTACTGGTGCTGATTTAGAGAACCTTCTAAATGAGGCTGCACTTTTGGCCGCTAGAAAGGGAAGGGATAAAATCGCTAGTACAGATGTAGAAGAGGCAATTGACCGTGTAATTGCTGGACCATCAAAGAAGAGCAGAGTAATTAGCGAATTTGAGAAGAAAATCGTTGCCTATCACGAAGCAGGACATACGATTGTTGGTTATTATTTGAAGCATGCTGACGCAGTTCACAAGGTATCAGTAGTTCCTCGTGGAGGTGCGGGCGGTTATACCGTTATGCTACCTAAGGAAGACCGTTACTTCATGACAAGGTCAGAGCTATTAGACCGTATTACTGGATTACTTGCAGGACGTGTAGCAGAAGAAATTGTGCTTAAAGAAGTATCAACAGGTGCACATAATGACTTCCAGCGTGCTACTGAGATTGCCCGTCGTATGGTAACAGAATTCGGTATGAGTAAGCTCGGACCAATGCAGTATGGACGTCACCAGGAACAAGTTTTCTTAGGTAGAGATATTAACACAGAGAAAAACTACAGTGACGTGGTCGCCCATGAGATAGATAACGAAATGCGTGAAATTATCGCTGACTGCTACGAGAGCGCCAAGAAGCTTCTACAAACTAATTACGATAAGCTTGAGCTGATAGCGAAAGGTCTTATGGAAAGAGAAACATTAGAGGCTAATGAGATTGAAATGCTTATTGAAAAAGGCTATCTTGAAGACGAAGAAGGCGTAAGAATTCACATAAACATGAATCCTGATAAAAAGGTTGACAATGAGCTGAAGCATAAGGATTCTAAGAAAAATGCTTCTGAGCAGGAAGCTCCTAAAAAAGAAACATCAGAGCAGGAATCTTCTACTAAGGAAGAACCTAACCAGGAGCCTAGCCAAGCTGGTGAAGACACTCAGGATAATGAAGACTCGAAGAAAAACGAGAAATAA